One window of Methylococcus sp. EFPC2 genomic DNA carries:
- a CDS encoding HlyD family secretion protein encodes MLAIASLSAIGAVYWLKAIHPFETTDNTYLKAHMSQISPKETGYVKEVLFEDNQKVKAGDLLVVIDDHDFRAKVAQAEAQVTMETARIHTLETDKRAQSAKIRQEEANIAAAEADLERAAKDVQRFRNLAADGAVSAQTRDTAESAHKQASAQREKTRSARQEAESDLASLDAQIAETRARLMAAQAALELARIDLDNTRITAPFAGIIGNRSVQVGQLVKPGSVLGFLIPTDGLFVEANFKETQIGRMQPGQTVHIHVDAYPDHVFEGTVDSFAPASGSEFSLLPPENATGNFTKILTRPNNTVLSLVKFEHGSRTNRYSKTGAGGTRAIAPYGHPLAPARA; translated from the coding sequence GTGCTCGCGATCGCGAGCCTATCGGCGATCGGCGCCGTCTATTGGCTCAAGGCGATACACCCCTTCGAAACCACCGACAACACCTACCTCAAGGCTCACATGAGCCAGATCAGCCCCAAGGAAACCGGCTACGTCAAGGAAGTCCTGTTCGAGGATAACCAGAAGGTGAAGGCGGGTGATCTCCTGGTCGTCATCGACGACCACGATTTCCGCGCCAAGGTCGCCCAAGCCGAAGCACAAGTGACGATGGAAACGGCACGCATCCACACCCTGGAAACCGACAAGCGCGCGCAGAGCGCCAAGATTCGACAGGAAGAAGCCAACATCGCCGCGGCGGAGGCCGACCTGGAACGGGCCGCGAAAGACGTCCAGCGTTTCCGCAATCTGGCGGCTGACGGCGCGGTTTCGGCGCAAACCCGGGATACCGCCGAGTCCGCGCACAAGCAGGCCAGCGCCCAGCGCGAAAAAACCCGCTCGGCCCGGCAGGAAGCCGAGAGCGATCTGGCCTCCCTCGATGCCCAGATCGCCGAAACCCGGGCCAGGCTCATGGCCGCCCAGGCAGCGCTGGAACTGGCGCGCATCGACCTGGACAACACCCGTATCACGGCGCCTTTCGCCGGCATCATCGGCAACCGCAGCGTGCAGGTGGGGCAATTGGTGAAACCCGGCAGCGTGCTGGGTTTTCTGATTCCGACCGACGGACTCTTCGTGGAGGCGAATTTCAAGGAAACCCAGATCGGCCGCATGCAGCCGGGTCAGACGGTGCATATACACGTCGACGCCTATCCCGACCATGTGTTCGAGGGCACGGTGGACAGCTTCGCCCCGGCGTCCGGTTCCGAATTCAGCCTGTTGCCGCCTGAAAACGCCACCGGCAACTTCACCAAGATATTAACCCGGCCAAATAATACCGTACTGAGTCTGGTAAAATTCGAGCATGGAAGCAGAACGAATCGATACTCGAAAACTGGAGCCGGCGGCACGAGAGCAATTGCGCCGTACGGTCATCCGCTTGCACCGGCGAGGGCATAG
- a CDS encoding helix-turn-helix domain-containing protein: MSNNKKLYKPATPELQYGFRPNLFLWPSRTLFFGPLQHLQFHAMGTVAINTGLYQPFQMKPFNGSYQSYRCALIPAGCKHELNAGGNIVACLLIEKNSPDFARLNTQLPWQASTIIRLPDTQWVSCFQKIYEEKLSKEEINKLINQLLNTDDTAINIVDPRIGSILHTIKNDPGNDFSQDYLAASVGLSASRFRHLFKEYSDIPYRRYRMWRRLISAMETFHKIDNLTYAALEAGFTDSAHFNRCFRDTFGVNPSLVFRNLDRFEI, encoded by the coding sequence ATGTCGAACAACAAAAAATTGTACAAACCGGCTACGCCTGAATTGCAATATGGCTTTAGGCCCAATCTTTTTTTGTGGCCAAGCCGCACCTTATTTTTTGGACCGTTACAGCATCTGCAATTCCATGCGATGGGAACAGTAGCAATCAATACGGGGCTTTACCAACCTTTTCAGATGAAGCCTTTTAATGGAAGCTACCAAAGCTACCGTTGCGCCCTGATTCCAGCGGGTTGTAAACATGAACTAAACGCTGGTGGAAATATCGTTGCCTGTTTATTGATTGAAAAAAACTCCCCAGACTTTGCCCGCTTAAATACACAACTTCCCTGGCAAGCATCGACAATTATCCGCTTGCCGGATACGCAGTGGGTTAGTTGTTTTCAAAAGATTTATGAGGAAAAGCTGTCAAAAGAGGAGATCAATAAGCTTATCAACCAGCTATTAAATACGGATGACACCGCCATTAACATTGTTGATCCGCGCATTGGCAGTATTTTGCATACGATTAAGAATGATCCGGGAAATGACTTCAGCCAAGATTACTTGGCGGCTTCGGTAGGGCTTTCGGCTTCCAGGTTTAGGCACTTGTTTAAAGAATATTCAGATATTCCTTACCGCCGTTACAGGATGTGGAGACGATTGATATCAGCGATGGAAACATTCCATAAAATTGATAATTTAACTTACGCCGCCTTAGAAGCTGGATTTACAGATTCAGCCCATTTTAATCGCTGCTTTAGAGATACATTTGGTGTAAACCCGTCATTGGTGTTTAGAAATCTCGATAGGTTTGAGATTTAG
- a CDS encoding pyridine nucleotide-disulfide oxidoreductase, producing the protein MSGHYAGRHGNTLELGISGYGYGDLYDPARLAELLEVFDDEVQARDADLHGRYLSYRANQGEGWAPEAISGLLVELAPLVGEFVARLFRVGEERSVKRQAAQREFDTVFAFRNEIVAKLAARYKGENPDEWNLIEVCARFEALVLALVPKAHIDADHEAAVAELALKLRRLSSEDAPAAELAELRARLASSEEAKSALADLLNGDDAGLAQGLYEVLSRWTFLASRGHDLKAELSHWVSLKVPEKTDFGHLVEHETLERNGYKVWAIAPEHQRRRDGFALTDPRAGDREVNYEVDHCIYCHDRDTDSCSKGMRNKKDGSYKVNPLGVTITGCPLEEKISEMHVLKKQGDDIGALALVAIDNPLCPGTGHRICNECMKGCIYQKTEPVNIPQIETNVLTSVLFLPWGFEIYSFLTRWNPLNVKRPHALPYNGKNVLVAGMGPAGYTLSHYLVNEGFGVVGIDGLKIEPLPADLVGGDGQLPRPVYDFNELYEDLDKRVMLGFGGVAEYGITVRWDKNFLKVIYLNLLRRASFRIYGGVRFGGTLTVNEAWDLGFHHIAIASGAGKPTIIDLKNNLIRGIRKASDFLMALQLTGAAKESSLANLQVRLPVGVIGGGLTAIDTATESLAYYPVQVEKILHRYEKLSAVQGEEAVRALYDGEELIILDEFLEHGRAIRAERLRAEALGEKPNFVPLLELWGGVTLFYRKGMKDSPAYRQNHEEIAEALDEGIWLAEGLSPLEALEDQYGHLRAVRFEQLEEQEGRWRKSGELEVPLRSLFVAAGTAPNTIYESEHPDTFEMDKKFYQRHDIDWTGGEPVLHPSHDETLVKIGKPAPFTSYHRNGRYITFYGDNHPVYAGNVVKAMASAKDGYPYIVKLFENELAALDPAGQAKRDGELRELQATLDDKLTGRIVRIQRLTPTIIEVVVKAPYAAKHFAPGQFYRVQNFEALAPVVEGTVLATEGLALTGAWVDKEQGLISLIALEMGSSSRLLATWKEGDPVVVMGVTGTPTEIPSGQTVLLLGGGLGNAVLFSIGRALRGAGNQVIYFAGYRNAQDAFKLEDIEAASDVVVWAVDKRPGNEPIMPRRPQDKSFVGNIVEALLAYAKGELGATPVHLDDVDHLIVIGSDRMMAAVKEARHGVLAPYFKPHHHAIGSINSPMQCMMKGVCAQCLCKHVDRETGEEYFVYSCYNQDQDLDRVDFPNLYARLRQNSVQEKLSGAWLAHLLGS; encoded by the coding sequence ATGAGCGGACACTACGCAGGACGGCACGGGAACACTCTCGAACTGGGTATCAGCGGATACGGCTACGGCGATCTTTACGATCCCGCCCGGCTGGCGGAACTGCTGGAGGTTTTCGACGACGAGGTGCAGGCGCGCGACGCCGACCTGCACGGCCGCTATCTGAGCTACCGGGCCAACCAGGGCGAAGGCTGGGCTCCCGAGGCGATTTCCGGCCTACTGGTGGAGCTGGCCCCGCTGGTCGGCGAATTCGTCGCCCGACTGTTCCGCGTCGGCGAAGAACGCAGCGTGAAACGGCAGGCGGCGCAACGCGAGTTCGACACCGTCTTCGCCTTCCGCAACGAAATCGTCGCCAAGCTGGCGGCCCGCTACAAGGGCGAAAACCCGGACGAATGGAATCTGATCGAGGTCTGCGCGCGCTTCGAAGCGCTGGTTCTGGCCCTGGTCCCCAAGGCCCACATCGACGCCGATCACGAGGCGGCGGTGGCGGAGCTGGCCCTGAAACTACGCCGTTTGAGCAGCGAAGACGCCCCGGCCGCCGAATTGGCCGAGCTGCGCGCCCGCCTGGCATCCAGCGAGGAAGCCAAATCCGCCCTGGCCGACCTGCTGAACGGCGACGACGCCGGCCTGGCACAGGGGCTTTACGAAGTGCTGAGCCGCTGGACTTTCCTGGCCAGCCGCGGCCACGACCTCAAGGCCGAGCTGTCGCACTGGGTCAGCCTCAAGGTGCCGGAGAAGACCGATTTCGGCCATCTGGTCGAGCACGAAACGCTGGAGCGCAACGGCTACAAGGTCTGGGCCATCGCCCCGGAACACCAGCGCCGCCGCGACGGCTTCGCGCTGACCGACCCGCGCGCCGGCGACCGCGAGGTCAACTACGAGGTCGACCATTGCATCTATTGCCACGACCGCGACACCGATTCCTGCTCCAAGGGCATGCGCAACAAGAAGGACGGAAGCTACAAGGTCAACCCGCTGGGCGTGACCATCACCGGCTGCCCGCTGGAAGAAAAAATCTCCGAGATGCACGTGCTGAAGAAGCAGGGCGACGACATCGGCGCGCTGGCCCTGGTGGCCATCGACAACCCACTCTGCCCCGGCACCGGCCACCGCATCTGCAACGAATGCATGAAGGGCTGCATCTATCAGAAGACCGAGCCGGTCAACATCCCGCAGATCGAAACCAACGTCCTCACCTCGGTGCTTTTCCTGCCCTGGGGTTTCGAGATCTACAGTTTCTTGACCCGCTGGAACCCGCTCAACGTCAAGCGGCCCCACGCCTTGCCCTACAACGGCAAGAACGTGCTGGTCGCCGGCATGGGCCCGGCCGGCTATACGCTGTCGCATTATCTGGTGAACGAAGGTTTCGGCGTGGTCGGCATCGACGGCCTGAAGATCGAGCCCTTGCCGGCGGACCTGGTCGGCGGCGACGGCCAGTTGCCGCGGCCCGTCTACGACTTCAACGAGTTGTACGAAGACCTGGACAAGCGCGTGATGCTGGGCTTCGGCGGCGTGGCCGAGTACGGCATCACGGTGCGCTGGGACAAGAACTTCCTCAAGGTCATCTATCTGAACCTGCTGCGCCGCGCCAGTTTCCGCATCTACGGCGGGGTGCGCTTCGGCGGCACGCTGACGGTGAACGAGGCCTGGGATCTGGGCTTCCACCACATCGCCATCGCCTCGGGCGCCGGCAAGCCGACCATCATCGATCTCAAGAACAACCTGATCCGCGGCATCCGCAAGGCCTCCGACTTCCTCATGGCCTTGCAGCTCACCGGCGCGGCCAAGGAATCCAGCCTGGCCAACCTGCAGGTTAGGCTGCCGGTCGGCGTCATCGGCGGCGGCTTGACCGCCATCGACACGGCGACCGAGTCCCTGGCCTATTACCCGGTGCAGGTGGAAAAGATCCTCCACCGCTACGAAAAACTCAGCGCGGTGCAGGGCGAGGAAGCCGTGCGTGCGCTTTACGACGGGGAAGAGCTGATCATCCTGGACGAGTTCCTCGAACACGGCCGCGCCATCCGTGCCGAGCGCCTGCGCGCCGAGGCCCTGGGCGAGAAACCCAACTTCGTGCCGCTGCTGGAACTATGGGGCGGCGTCACCCTGTTCTACCGCAAGGGCATGAAGGACTCGCCCGCCTACCGGCAGAATCACGAGGAAATCGCCGAAGCCCTGGACGAAGGCATCTGGCTGGCCGAGGGCCTGAGCCCTTTGGAAGCGCTGGAAGACCAGTACGGCCATTTGCGCGCCGTGCGCTTCGAACAACTGGAGGAACAGGAAGGCCGCTGGCGCAAGTCCGGCGAGCTGGAAGTGCCGCTGCGCAGCCTGTTCGTCGCCGCCGGCACCGCGCCGAACACCATCTACGAATCCGAGCATCCGGACACCTTCGAGATGGACAAGAAGTTCTACCAGCGCCACGACATCGACTGGACCGGCGGCGAGCCCGTGCTGCATCCCTCGCACGACGAAACCCTGGTGAAGATCGGCAAGCCGGCGCCCTTCACCTCCTACCACCGCAACGGGCGCTACATCACTTTTTACGGCGACAACCATCCCGTCTACGCCGGCAACGTGGTCAAGGCCATGGCCAGCGCAAAGGACGGTTATCCCTATATCGTCAAACTGTTCGAGAACGAGCTGGCGGCACTGGATCCGGCCGGACAGGCGAAGCGCGACGGCGAACTGCGCGAACTACAGGCGACGCTCGACGACAAGCTCACCGGGCGCATCGTCCGCATCCAGCGGCTCACGCCCACCATCATCGAGGTGGTGGTCAAGGCGCCCTACGCCGCCAAGCATTTCGCGCCCGGCCAGTTCTACCGGGTACAAAACTTCGAGGCCCTGGCGCCCGTGGTCGAGGGCACGGTGCTGGCCACCGAAGGCCTGGCGCTCACCGGCGCCTGGGTCGACAAGGAGCAAGGACTGATCTCCTTGATCGCGCTGGAGATGGGTTCCTCCTCGCGGTTGCTGGCGACCTGGAAGGAAGGCGATCCGGTGGTCGTGATGGGCGTCACCGGCACGCCGACCGAAATCCCCTCCGGCCAGACGGTGCTGCTGCTGGGCGGCGGACTGGGCAACGCGGTGTTGTTCTCGATCGGCCGCGCGCTGCGAGGCGCCGGCAACCAGGTGATCTACTTCGCCGGTTACCGCAACGCCCAGGACGCCTTCAAACTGGAAGACATCGAAGCCGCCTCGGACGTCGTCGTCTGGGCGGTGGACAAACGCCCCGGCAACGAGCCCATCATGCCGCGCCGCCCGCAGGACAAGAGCTTCGTCGGCAACATCGTCGAAGCCCTGCTGGCCTATGCGAAAGGTGAACTGGGCGCCACGCCCGTACACCTGGACGACGTGGACCACCTCATCGTGATCGGCTCCGACCGTATGATGGCCGCCGTGAAGGAAGCCCGCCACGGCGTGCTGGCCCCTTACTTCAAGCCGCACCACCACGCCATCGGCTCGATCAACTCGCCCATGCAATGCATGATGAAAGGCGTATGCGCGCAATGCCTGTGCAAGCACGTCGACCGCGAGACCGGCGAGGAATACTTCGTCTACTCCTGCTACAACCAGGATCAGGATTTGGACCGGGTCGACTTCCCCAACCTCTATGCCCGTCTTCGGCAGAATTCGGTGCAGGAGAAGCTATCGGGCGCCTGGCTGGCGCATTTGCTGGGGTCGTGA
- a CDS encoding NADH:flavin oxidoreductase/NADH oxidase codes for MSALFSPIELDRLQLKNRIVIAPMCQYSAEDGKATDWHLIHYGQLAFSGAGLLIVEATAVEPAGRISPGDLGLWSDDTEAALARVVQGIRRYSSTPLAIQLAHAGRKASTGIPWEGGGSLPVGRGGWQTVAPSALPYAPGDTVPEALDEAGLERIRLAFVAAAERAVRAGFDAIELHAAHGYLMHEFLSPISNRRTDDYGGSLDNRLRFPLEIFQAVRDAVAENIPVGIRISATDWVEGGWDLEQSVEFARRLSLLGCAFVHVSSGGLSPLQQIPAAPNFQVPFATRIKQEAGLPTLAVGLITEPEQAEAIVASGQADLVAVARGVLYDPRWPWHAAAELGAHVDVPPQYWRSAPAARPDLFFAHRSAT; via the coding sequence ATGAGTGCACTATTCAGCCCTATCGAACTGGACCGTCTGCAACTGAAAAACCGCATCGTCATCGCGCCCATGTGCCAGTACTCGGCCGAGGACGGTAAGGCCACGGACTGGCATCTGATCCACTACGGCCAACTGGCGTTTTCCGGCGCCGGCCTGCTGATCGTCGAAGCCACCGCCGTCGAACCGGCAGGCCGCATTTCACCGGGCGATCTGGGCCTCTGGTCGGACGACACGGAAGCCGCGCTGGCCCGGGTGGTTCAGGGCATCCGCCGGTATTCGTCCACGCCCTTGGCGATACAACTGGCCCACGCCGGCCGCAAGGCCTCCACGGGCATACCGTGGGAGGGCGGAGGGAGCCTGCCGGTCGGGCGGGGCGGATGGCAAACCGTCGCGCCTTCCGCTCTGCCCTATGCGCCTGGCGACACAGTGCCGGAAGCGCTGGACGAAGCCGGCCTGGAGCGCATCCGCCTAGCCTTCGTCGCCGCGGCGGAACGGGCGGTACGCGCGGGCTTCGACGCGATCGAACTGCATGCCGCCCACGGCTACCTGATGCACGAGTTCCTGTCGCCGATTTCGAACCGGCGCACCGACGACTACGGCGGCTCGCTGGATAACCGGCTGCGTTTTCCGCTGGAAATTTTCCAAGCGGTGCGCGATGCCGTCGCGGAAAACATCCCGGTCGGCATACGCATTTCCGCGACCGATTGGGTGGAGGGCGGCTGGGATCTCGAACAAAGCGTGGAATTCGCCCGGCGTCTCAGCCTGCTGGGCTGCGCATTCGTCCATGTGTCGTCGGGCGGACTTTCGCCCCTGCAGCAGATACCGGCCGCGCCCAATTTCCAGGTGCCTTTCGCCACCCGCATCAAGCAGGAAGCCGGCTTGCCCACCCTGGCGGTCGGCCTGATCACCGAACCCGAGCAGGCCGAAGCCATCGTCGCTTCCGGTCAGGCCGACCTAGTGGCGGTCGCCCGAGGCGTGCTCTACGACCCCCGCTGGCCCTGGCACGCCGCCGCCGAGCTCGGCGCGCATGTGGATGTCCCGCCCCAGTATTGGCGCAGCGCCCCGGCCGCGCGGCCGGATCTCTTCTTTGCGCACAGGTCGGCTACGTAA
- a CDS encoding IS630 family transposase — MEAERIDTRKLEPAAREQLRRTVIRLHRRGHSQAAIARELGLRRPTVTLWLLKAEAGHGVKEAQRGRPAGNGRRLTPAQESVLQKDLVDKTPDQVKLRFALWSAQAVRAHIQACFGLNLPVRSVRNYLKRWGFTPQRPLKRAFEQRPAAVQKWLTEDYPAIAQRAKAEGAEICWGDETAVSSVEHYPRGYAPRGKTPVLVLSQSKRERINLISAITNQGKMRFMMYRETLTADVFIQFLQRLVREAGRKVFLVLDNLRVHHSQTVKAWLADKTDQIELFFLPSYSPELNPDEYLNADLKARMSAAEPVRDGSHLKRKVTSHLRSIQKQPARIRAYFKAAPIKYAA, encoded by the coding sequence ATGGAAGCAGAACGAATCGATACTCGAAAACTGGAGCCGGCGGCACGAGAGCAATTGCGCCGTACGGTCATCCGCTTGCACCGGCGAGGGCATAGCCAGGCGGCGATTGCGCGGGAGTTGGGTTTGCGCCGTCCCACGGTGACGCTCTGGCTGCTTAAAGCCGAAGCCGGGCATGGCGTGAAAGAGGCCCAGCGTGGTCGGCCCGCAGGCAACGGTCGCCGTCTCACGCCCGCTCAGGAAAGCGTTCTCCAGAAAGACCTGGTGGACAAAACGCCGGATCAAGTGAAACTGCGCTTCGCCTTATGGAGTGCGCAGGCGGTGCGAGCGCATATCCAGGCGTGTTTTGGGCTGAACCTGCCAGTGCGCTCGGTCAGAAACTATCTGAAGCGCTGGGGATTCACGCCGCAGCGCCCGCTCAAACGCGCCTTCGAGCAACGACCGGCGGCGGTGCAAAAGTGGCTCACAGAGGACTACCCAGCCATCGCCCAACGGGCCAAGGCCGAAGGGGCGGAAATTTGCTGGGGCGATGAAACCGCTGTCAGTTCGGTCGAGCATTATCCGCGCGGTTACGCGCCGCGCGGCAAAACGCCGGTGCTGGTGTTGTCCCAGTCCAAGCGGGAGCGCATCAACCTCATCTCCGCCATCACCAACCAAGGGAAGATGCGCTTCATGATGTATCGAGAAACGCTCACCGCCGATGTCTTCATCCAGTTTCTCCAGCGCCTGGTCCGTGAGGCGGGGCGCAAGGTGTTTCTGGTCCTCGACAACCTGCGGGTTCATCACAGCCAAACGGTCAAAGCATGGCTGGCAGACAAAACCGACCAGATCGAGCTGTTTTTCCTACCCAGCTATTCCCCTGAACTCAATCCGGACGAATACCTCAATGCCGACCTCAAGGCACGGATGAGTGCCGCCGAACCCGTGCGCGACGGCTCTCACCTGAAGCGCAAGGTGACTTCGCACCTGCGTTCGATCCAGAAACAGCCCGCCCGCATCCGCGCCTACTTCAAAGCCGCCCCCATCAAGTACGCCGCTTAG
- a CDS encoding DHA2 family efflux MFS transporter permease subunit encodes MSAVIKSAPPGQAVRSEAPPAIEGRPQEKTVSPQQWIGFFAMVFGIFMAVLDIQIVASSLQQIQAGLSATQEEITWVQTSYLVAEVVIIPLSGWLGRALSTRYLFVLSCGGFTLMSLLCALAWNLPSMVAFRALQGVFGGAMIPSVFAVIYTLFPPRLQPTMSIVVGMVVTVAPTAGPVLGGYLTDAVSWKTLFLVNLLPGVLVCMATWLYLRVDEPDWALLKRIDFRGILYIIIFLGSLQYVLEEGVKEEWFDSREIVFFSLVAAASGIALFCRELTISHPIVDLWAFRNRNFAVGCVFSFILGTGLYTIIYLMPVYLGTVKGLNSLQIGQYIMVTGMFQFASAFVAGPLAKVLDSRLMLALGLCGYGLGSWLNGNLTHEAGYWEFFVPQALRGFSLMFCFLPINTLALGTLPPEEVKNASGLYNLMRNLGGAIGLAVANTMMIQLNKQHYAVLREGITPGSAQAQAMLGGLQERFSGSALPDNELAALKQLYGLVMREAEVLTLNALFHGLALVFLLALLLMPWVSRVSAAKGKEAGGH; translated from the coding sequence ATGTCGGCGGTGATCAAATCCGCGCCGCCCGGGCAGGCTGTCCGAAGCGAGGCGCCGCCCGCAATCGAGGGCCGGCCACAGGAAAAGACGGTCAGCCCGCAGCAGTGGATCGGCTTCTTCGCCATGGTCTTCGGCATCTTCATGGCGGTCCTGGACATCCAGATCGTCGCCAGTTCCCTGCAGCAAATCCAGGCCGGCCTATCGGCGACCCAGGAAGAGATCACCTGGGTGCAGACCAGCTACCTGGTGGCGGAGGTCGTCATCATCCCCCTGTCCGGCTGGCTAGGCCGGGCGCTGTCGACGCGTTATCTGTTCGTCTTGTCCTGCGGCGGCTTCACGCTGATGAGCCTGCTCTGCGCACTGGCCTGGAATCTGCCGTCCATGGTGGCGTTCCGCGCACTGCAAGGCGTATTCGGCGGCGCCATGATTCCGTCGGTGTTCGCGGTGATCTACACCCTGTTTCCACCCCGTCTTCAGCCGACGATGAGCATCGTCGTCGGCATGGTGGTGACGGTCGCGCCGACCGCCGGCCCGGTGCTGGGCGGCTACCTGACCGACGCGGTGTCCTGGAAAACCCTGTTTCTGGTCAATCTGTTGCCGGGCGTGCTGGTTTGTATGGCTACCTGGCTGTACTTGCGCGTTGATGAACCCGACTGGGCCCTGCTGAAGCGCATCGACTTCCGCGGAATTCTCTACATCATCATCTTTCTCGGCAGCCTGCAGTACGTGCTGGAGGAGGGCGTGAAGGAAGAATGGTTCGACAGCCGGGAGATCGTGTTTTTCAGCCTGGTCGCCGCCGCCAGCGGAATCGCGCTGTTCTGCCGGGAGCTGACCATAAGCCACCCGATCGTGGACTTGTGGGCCTTCCGCAACCGCAATTTCGCCGTGGGCTGCGTGTTCAGCTTCATACTCGGTACCGGGCTCTACACCATCATCTATCTGATGCCGGTCTATCTGGGCACCGTCAAGGGCCTGAACAGCCTGCAGATCGGCCAATACATCATGGTCACCGGCATGTTCCAGTTCGCCTCGGCCTTCGTCGCCGGCCCGCTGGCCAAGGTGCTGGATTCGCGCCTGATGCTGGCGCTCGGACTCTGCGGCTACGGCCTCGGGAGCTGGCTGAACGGCAACCTCACCCACGAGGCCGGCTATTGGGAGTTCTTCGTGCCTCAGGCCCTGCGCGGTTTCTCGCTGATGTTCTGCTTCCTGCCCATCAATACGCTGGCCTTGGGCACCCTGCCGCCGGAAGAGGTGAAAAACGCCAGCGGGCTGTACAACCTGATGCGCAACCTGGGCGGGGCCATCGGCCTGGCGGTCGCCAATACGATGATGATCCAGTTGAACAAGCAGCATTACGCCGTGCTGCGCGAGGGGATAACGCCCGGTTCGGCGCAGGCGCAAGCGATGCTGGGCGGCCTGCAGGAACGGTTTTCCGGATCGGCCCTGCCGGACAACGAGCTGGCCGCCCTGAAACAGCTTTATGGCCTGGTGATGCGCGAAGCCGAGGTGCTCACGCTCAATGCGCTGTTCCATGGGCTGGCCCTGGTGTTCCTGCTGGCGCTGCTGCTGATGCCCTGGGTCAGCCGAGTATCGGCGGCCAAGGGAAAAGAGGCCGGCGGGCATTGA
- a CDS encoding MFS transporter: protein MFKSLLQLPSAVWLFGLISLLNDAASELIYPLVPIYLASVLMAGPQAMGLIEGVAETVSSLLKLFSGVVADRVRRTKFLVVLGYGLAALSRPLLALAASWPVVLALRFADRVGKGLRASPRDAMLAASVSADKRGLAFGLQRAMDHAGAVIGPLAATVLLAESVPLRDVFLWSLIPGLATIALAAAIQEPERDPDIGNTKLDWQLRAFPSAYKRYLAVLALFTLGNSSNMFLLLRARELGMPDYQVPLLWGMTSLVAMLFSSHLSALSDRIGRTRMIVVGWVVYALFYLFLGLNGNSLTLLWPLFAFYGLFMAATEGAEKALVADFVPQAQLGTAYGWFNLTTGILLLPASLVFGALWQAVNPETAFGFAAGCALVGALLLRFWVKHDEPEVRPTD from the coding sequence GTGTTCAAGTCTTTGTTGCAACTGCCGTCCGCGGTCTGGCTGTTCGGCCTCATCAGTCTGCTGAACGATGCCGCCAGCGAGTTGATCTATCCGCTGGTGCCGATCTACCTGGCTTCCGTGCTGATGGCGGGCCCTCAGGCGATGGGGCTGATCGAAGGCGTGGCCGAGACGGTGAGCAGCCTGCTCAAGCTGTTCTCGGGCGTCGTCGCCGACCGGGTGCGCCGAACCAAGTTCCTGGTGGTCCTGGGCTACGGCCTGGCGGCGCTTTCCCGCCCCCTGCTGGCACTGGCCGCGAGTTGGCCAGTGGTGCTGGCGCTGCGCTTCGCCGACCGGGTGGGCAAGGGCTTGAGGGCCTCGCCGCGCGACGCCATGCTGGCCGCCAGCGTATCCGCCGACAAGCGCGGGCTGGCCTTCGGTCTGCAGCGGGCCATGGATCACGCCGGCGCGGTGATCGGCCCGCTGGCCGCCACGGTCTTGTTGGCCGAGTCCGTCCCGCTGCGGGACGTGTTTCTGTGGTCGCTGATACCGGGCCTCGCCACCATTGCCCTGGCGGCTGCCATCCAGGAGCCCGAGCGCGATCCGGACATCGGCAACACCAAGCTGGATTGGCAATTGCGGGCCTTCCCGTCAGCCTACAAACGCTACCTCGCGGTGCTGGCCCTATTCACCCTGGGCAATTCTTCCAACATGTTTTTGCTGCTGCGCGCCCGCGAGCTGGGCATGCCGGATTATCAGGTTCCCTTGTTGTGGGGCATGACCTCGCTGGTGGCCATGCTGTTTTCCAGCCATCTGTCCGCACTTTCCGATCGCATCGGCCGGACACGGATGATCGTGGTCGGCTGGGTCGTTTACGCGCTGTTCTACCTGTTCCTCGGCCTGAACGGGAACAGCCTGACGCTGCTCTGGCCGCTGTTCGCCTTTTACGGCCTGTTCATGGCCGCCACCGAAGGCGCGGAAAAGGCCCTGGTCGCCGACTTCGTGCCGCAAGCCCAACTGGGTACCGCCTACGGCTGGTTCAACCTGACCACCGGCATCCTGTTGCTGCCGGCCTCGCTGGTATTCGGCGCCCTTTGGCAGGCCGTCAACCCCGAAACCGCTTTCGGCTTTGCCGCCGGCTGCGCGCTCGTCGGGGCATTGCTGCTGCGATTTTGGGTGAAGCATGATGAGCCCGAGGTGCGCCCTACCGATTGA